The stretch of DNA TCGTGGTGCCCGGGCAGATGTGATGAAGGGGTGCAGTGGTTTTGGCGGTCAGTCGGATGCTGCGGCGACGAACACTTTGCGCAGCGTCTCGCGCACGATCCACCGGGTTTTCTGACCGGACCGCACGCGGACGACGCTTCCGGGAACGAGCTCGAGATCGGGGGTGCCGTCCTCGAATTGCACGGTCGCGTGGCCGCTGAGCACGACGAACACCTCGTCGATCTCGACATCGGACGAGATGCTGGGCTCGATCTCCCAGACGCCGACGGTGGTGCCGGCGAAGTCGCCGAGCACGCGTTCGCCGACTCTCGGGGCCGGCCCGTGGACCACCTGTTCGTCGGGTAGGCGGTGGTAGTCGAGGTTGGTGGTGCGCGCCTCGGTGTGTGGTCCGGATTGCCAGGCGACGACCCCGGTCACGAGTCGAAGCCCAATCCGACGGCGTCGAGGGCCTTGAGGAAGACGTTGCGCCGGCCCTCCGTGTGGTCGGCGCGGTCGAGCGACCACCGGGTGGCGTTGATGCCCGCTGCCGCCAACGGTTCGGGCGGGAAGGGGAGGGGCATGTCCTGCACCATCTTCAGGTCCGTCAGCGCCGTCGTCTCGCCGGACACCTTGTCGAGCATGACGTTCGCCGCGAAGCGGGAGGCGCCGACACCGAGACCGGTGAACCCGGCGGCGTAGGCGATCCGGCCCTTCGCCGCGGAACCGAAGAACGAGCAGAACCGGGTGGACGTGTCGATGACGCCGCCCCACCGGTGGGTGAACTCGAGACCCTCGAGTTGCGGGAACGTCGTGAAGAAGTGATTCGCGAGCCGAGTGTGGGACTCGGGGCGGTCTTCGAGGTCGTGGTGCATGCCCCGGTTGAAGTGGTAGATCGCGTCGTATCCACCCCAGAGGATCCGGTTGTCCCGGGTGAGGCGGTAGTAGTGGAACTGGTTGGACATGTCGGCGATGCCCTGTCGGGCAGTCCATCCCACGTCCGCGAGTTGCGCGTCGGACAGCGGTTCGGTCATCAGGACGTAGTCGTACACCGGCACCGTGTGCAGCCGATAGCGCTTCAGCAACGACGGAAAGGCGTTGGTGGCCAAAACGACTCGTCCGGCGGACAGGGTCGCGCGCGCCGTCCGCACGCCGACGCGGGTCGACGACCGGGAGTGGGCGAGGTCGAGAACCTTGGTGTGCTCGTAGATGTCGACGCCGTGCTCGGCGCAGGCGCGGCCGAGTTCGGCGGCGAGCTTGGCCGGGTGCACCAGCGCGGTCGACTCCCTGTCCCACACGCCGGCCAGGTACGTCGGCGAGTTCACCTGCGCGCGCATCGCGGGCCCGTCGAGCACCGTGGTGGTGGCGTCCGACGGAGTGTCGAGTACCTCCTGCGCCTGGTAGTCGGCGATGGCGACGGAGATGGCGCCGTTCCGTTCGAAATCGCAGTCGAGGCCCAGGGTGTGGACCGTCTTCTCGATGGCGTCGAGGTTCTCGAGGCCGAGTGCCTCGAGGGTGTCGAACTCGTCGGGCCAGCGTCGACGGCCGTTCTCGCTGCCGTGGGTGAGGCTGGCCTCGACGAATCCGCCGTTGCGGCCGGAGGCGGCCCATCCGATGGTCTCGCCTTCCACGAGGGCGACGGACAGGTCGGGGTGGCGCTGCTTCGCGAGGAGCGCGCTCCACAGTCCGGTGTATCCGCCGCCGACGACCACCAGGTCGTAGGCGGCGTCGGCGGTGGCGGACGGGTAGGTGGGGGTGTCGGCAACGTCCTCGATCCAGAACGGTGACAGTCGTGTGCGGCGGAGCGCATTTTCGACGACCTTGGCGTTCGGGGGATTCTTCTCGAACACTGTCTGCTGCATGGAGCACCTTTGTTGGCGGAATGACCGGAGAGTGGCGTGTGAGGCACGTCACCGTGGTCTCTATCCTGACGCGGGCACGCCACTATTTCAATAGCGATCGACGAAAATCTTTGCGGATTCAGTTGTCGATGCGGCTATTGGGTACTGAATCGGTTGTTGTGGGACGTTTTATACCGAGGGGTCGCTAGCGACGCGCGAACGTGCCGACGTGCAGGGAGACCGAACGGACGGGGCTGATCCTGGCCTCGTCGCCGGACTTGACGGCGTGCACGGTGCCGAACTCGACGGTCTCGTCGGGGTAGCTGCCCGCGAACGCGTAGACGTAGTAGGTGCCGGCCACCGCATCACCCGGGACGGTGTAAGAGACGGCTTCCTCCAGTACCTCGCCGGGTTGCAGGTCGACGTCGACGGGCCCGAAGAACGGGTCGCTGGTGCGGCCGTCGGGGGAGACTGCGCTCACCCACACCTGGCCGGCGTACGGACGGTCCGCGGGTGCTTCGACGAGCATCGTGGCGTCGACGGGTCCGCCGTCCGCCGGCAGCGTCAGGTCGGAGTCGCCGCTCAGCGTGACCCGCACGGGCAGGTCGGTGTCGGGGTTCGCCGGTCCGGTCGATGCGGGCGATCCGTCGCCGACCTCGGGCCACCCGTTGGCCCACACGATCCGGTCGATCATCCCCTCGCGTCGCCGCGCGCCGCTGGGCAGATCCCGGTTGTCGCGCGGAATGGCGTGGTACACGATCCAATCCGATCCGGCGTCGTCGGACACCACCGTGTTGTGGCCCGGGCCGGCCCACGGTTCGCTGCCGGCGAGGATGAGGGCGCCGCCGCCGTCGTTCAGGTCCTGCCCCTTGCGGTCGAGGTAGGGGCCGGTCAGCGACTCCGACCGGCCGACGAGGACGCGGTAGGCGGTGTCGGCGCCGTTGCAGCAGTTGCCGGCCGACAGGAACAGGTAGTAGTAGCCGTCGTGGAATTCGACGTATGGGCCTTCGAAGCGTTCGTCCGCCACCCGCACGGGTTCGCCGGCCGCCGCCGTCCCGTCCGCGCTGAGCGGGATGGCGTGGACGCCCTGGAAGTTGCCGACGAACATCGTCTTCGTCGTGCCGTCGTCCCACACGAACGGGTCGATGGTGCCGCCGACGCCCACGTCGTGGGCGCAGAACACCGGACGCCCGAGGTCGTTCCACGGGCCGGTGGGGCGGTCGGCGGTCGCGAGGCCGACGCACGGGTTCGACTCGTCGTAGAGGGAGTAGTAGAGGCTGTACTGCCCGCCGGTTTCGAGGACGTTCGGCGCCCACGCGAGCTTGCCGTCCGGGTGCCACGCGGGTCGGTCGGGGAAGACGTCGCCGAGGTACATCCAGTCCATGAGGTCGGCGGACTTGAAGATCGACATGTTGTGCATGCCCTGGCCGTCGCCCCAGTCGTCGGCCGTTGTGTACATGTAGAACATGCCGTCGGACGCGCGGAGGACGCTCGGGTCGGCGGCCACGGGTTGCACGATCGCCTCGGCCGTTGCCGACGGGGCAGGCGTGACCATGAGGACGAGAAGCGTCAGCGTCGTCACGACCCATCCCCGTGGCCGGCGCCGGGTTCCGGACGTGTGCAGCGCAGCAGCGTCAGTGTTCACGCGTCACTCCCAAACCTCGCCCGCCCGGAATGCGCCAATCTATAAGGGTGAGGTGGAGGTCAAGAGTGATTCAGGCTCGCCTTTGCCGGACTGCAACCGAACCGTGTTCTGCCGAGGGTGACCGGCGTCAGGTCGTCGGTTCGAGCAGAACGAGAGGGATCTCGCGGTCCGTCTTCTTCTGGTAGCCGGCATACCCCTTGTAGGCAGCGGTCACCTGCGGCCACAGACGGGCCCGTTCCTCGGCGTTTGCCACGCGAGCGCGCATCGACTGCGC from Rhodococcus opacus B4 encodes:
- a CDS encoding NAD(P)/FAD-dependent oxidoreductase codes for the protein MQQTVFEKNPPNAKVVENALRRTRLSPFWIEDVADTPTYPSATADAAYDLVVVGGGYTGLWSALLAKQRHPDLSVALVEGETIGWAASGRNGGFVEASLTHGSENGRRRWPDEFDTLEALGLENLDAIEKTVHTLGLDCDFERNGAISVAIADYQAQEVLDTPSDATTTVLDGPAMRAQVNSPTYLAGVWDRESTALVHPAKLAAELGRACAEHGVDIYEHTKVLDLAHSRSSTRVGVRTARATLSAGRVVLATNAFPSLLKRYRLHTVPVYDYVLMTEPLSDAQLADVGWTARQGIADMSNQFHYYRLTRDNRILWGGYDAIYHFNRGMHHDLEDRPESHTRLANHFFTTFPQLEGLEFTHRWGGVIDTSTRFCSFFGSAAKGRIAYAAGFTGLGVGASRFAANVMLDKVSGETTALTDLKMVQDMPLPFPPEPLAAAGINATRWSLDRADHTEGRRNVFLKALDAVGLGFDS
- a CDS encoding family 43 glycosylhydrolase, which gives rise to MNTDAAALHTSGTRRRPRGWVVTTLTLLVLMVTPAPSATAEAIVQPVAADPSVLRASDGMFYMYTTADDWGDGQGMHNMSIFKSADLMDWMYLGDVFPDRPAWHPDGKLAWAPNVLETGGQYSLYYSLYDESNPCVGLATADRPTGPWNDLGRPVFCAHDVGVGGTIDPFVWDDGTTKTMFVGNFQGVHAIPLSADGTAAAGEPVRVADERFEGPYVEFHDGYYYLFLSAGNCCNGADTAYRVLVGRSESLTGPYLDRKGQDLNDGGGALILAGSEPWAGPGHNTVVSDDAGSDWIVYHAIPRDNRDLPSGARRREGMIDRIVWANGWPEVGDGSPASTGPANPDTDLPVRVTLSGDSDLTLPADGGPVDATMLVEAPADRPYAGQVWVSAVSPDGRTSDPFFGPVDVDLQPGEVLEEAVSYTVPGDAVAGTYYVYAFAGSYPDETVEFGTVHAVKSGDEARISPVRSVSLHVGTFARR
- a CDS encoding cupin domain-containing protein translates to MTGVVAWQSGPHTEARTTNLDYHRLPDEQVVHGPAPRVGERVLGDFAGTTVGVWEIEPSISSDVEIDEVFVVLSGHATVQFEDGTPDLELVPGSVVRVRSGQKTRWIVRETLRKVFVAAASD